One genomic region from Paraburkholderia azotifigens encodes:
- a CDS encoding DUF3096 domain-containing protein, translated as MNIHLTLGPLVALIAGILILIMPRLLNYIVALYLIIIGLIGLFGVGGTGHL; from the coding sequence ATGAACATCCATCTCACGCTAGGCCCGCTCGTCGCGCTGATCGCCGGCATCCTCATTCTGATCATGCCGCGCCTGCTCAACTACATCGTCGCGCTGTATCTGATCATCATCGGACTGATCGGGCTGTTCGGCGTCGGCGGCACGGGACACTTGTGA
- a CDS encoding lactonase family protein produces the protein MVSIAATQSFAQGTAAAPADGVYDLIVGTYTGPKSEGIYVYRFDTKSGDATQVSSAKTDNPSYVIASRDGRYVYSVNEQPGDNGPADQRGGISAFSFNAKSGQLTFLNRVSSDGNDPCYLSISPDGKYLTTANYSVAANPGGSFAVFPLQPDGQVGPSVLTVHHDGGGPVKGRQDNAHVHSTVFSPDGKYLFAQDLGTDKLYAYRYTPDGSRGLFGPTEKRYTDVKAGSGPRHLVFGADGKYAYLTSELSATVTVFAYDDGKLTQQQVVPMSKPGFKGTVGAAAIHLSPDGRFLYASNRGDANEIVIYAVDPANGHIREVGRQSSLGKSPREFSIDPTGHWLIVGNQLSDTAYVFRRDPRSGLLEANPKRIDIGSPVDFKWVSPS, from the coding sequence ATGGTATCGATTGCCGCCACGCAGTCCTTCGCGCAAGGTACGGCTGCCGCGCCCGCCGACGGCGTCTACGATCTGATCGTCGGCACGTACACGGGGCCGAAGAGCGAAGGCATCTACGTGTACCGCTTCGACACGAAGTCGGGCGACGCGACGCAGGTGTCGTCCGCGAAAACGGACAACCCGTCGTACGTGATCGCATCGCGCGACGGCCGCTACGTGTATTCCGTCAACGAGCAGCCCGGCGACAACGGTCCCGCCGACCAGCGCGGCGGCATCAGCGCGTTCAGCTTCAATGCGAAGAGCGGGCAATTAACGTTCCTGAACCGGGTGTCGTCGGACGGTAACGATCCGTGCTATCTGAGCATCTCGCCCGACGGCAAATACCTGACGACGGCCAACTATTCGGTCGCCGCAAATCCTGGCGGCAGCTTCGCGGTATTTCCGTTGCAGCCGGATGGCCAGGTCGGCCCGTCCGTGCTGACCGTGCATCACGACGGCGGCGGTCCCGTGAAAGGACGCCAGGACAACGCGCATGTGCATTCGACGGTGTTCTCGCCGGACGGCAAGTATCTGTTCGCGCAGGATCTCGGCACCGACAAGCTCTACGCTTACCGTTACACGCCCGACGGCAGCCGCGGCCTGTTCGGCCCGACTGAGAAACGCTACACCGACGTGAAGGCCGGCTCGGGCCCGCGCCATCTCGTGTTCGGCGCGGACGGCAAGTACGCGTATCTGACGAGCGAGTTGAGCGCGACCGTCACCGTGTTCGCTTACGACGACGGCAAGCTCACGCAACAGCAGGTCGTGCCGATGTCGAAGCCAGGCTTCAAGGGGACGGTGGGCGCGGCGGCGATCCATCTGTCGCCGGACGGGCGCTTCCTGTACGCGAGCAATCGCGGCGACGCGAACGAAATCGTCATCTATGCCGTCGATCCGGCAAATGGCCATATCCGGGAAGTCGGCCGTCAGTCGAGTCTTGGGAAGTCGCCACGAGAATTCTCAATCGATCCGACGGGGCACTGGCTGATCGTCGGCAATCAGTTGAGCGACACGGCATATGTGTTCCGACGTGACCCGCGGAGCGGCTTGCTGGAGGCGAATCCGAAGCGCATCGATATCGGATCGCCCGTCGACTTCAAGTGGGTGTCGCCGTCGTGA